Proteins found in one Mytilus edulis chromosome 2, xbMytEdul2.2, whole genome shotgun sequence genomic segment:
- the LOC139510194 gene encoding WD repeat, SAM and U-box domain-containing protein 1-like isoform X2 → MMSNKLVTSLYHTIGAHSSDVNCVAFSNGDLLATASADKTARLWNTDDFTEHKHSPLCGHQYYVHCCTFSPFGTTLATCSTDGKLILWDVKTGQKSAVLHHESQNSIRVCRFSPNSNYILTGSDDELLCMWEVSSKKLIRTFAGHEASVVGCDFSPDSNFIISGSCNGDLQVWDAKYGHGKCLKYIDEGHDLGVSCCQFSPTYGSAKFSSDSGTVTFMFASGGQDDFIKLWNFQAVLGSASVSVNLKLTLKGHSGPVTCCSYSHDGSLLASGSIDKTVILWDAIHGNSLHVIEGHVRYVTSCSFSYDGLFLVSGSNDRTAVIWKITNEDELFKNIERNQSQCDTEEVKPVNKWSVEEVCKWLEEIGLEQYKPSFEQNAIDGTELEVITDSMLQQIGLEAMGHRNKILRARKNLQQGRQVKFVKDTNMMDVGVPDEFLCPITREVMKDPVIAEDGYTYERSAIAGWMEKGKTTSPMTNGTLNTKQLTPNRSLKMLIQRYLQGQ, encoded by the exons ATGATGTCAAACAAGCTTGTGACAAGCTTGTATCATACAATAGGAGCTCATTCATCAGACGTAAACTGTGTGGCATTCTCTAATGGGGATTTACTAGCCACAGCGTCAGCTGATAAAACGGCACGATTATGGAACACAGATGATTTCACAGAACATAAACATTCACCCTTGTGTGGACATCAGTATTATGTACATTGCTGCACATTTTCTCCCTTTGGAACCACCCTTGCTACATGTTCAACTGATGGCAAATTGATTTTATGGGATGTAAAGACTGGTCAAAAGAGTGCTGTGTTACATCATGAGAGTCAGAATAGTATAAGAGTCTGCCGGTTTTCTCCGAACTCAAATTACATTTTAACTGGGTCAGATGATGAATTATTATGTATGTGGGAAGTGTCAAGTAAAAAGTTAATCAG aaccttcgctggacatgaagcatcAGTTGTTGGATGTGATTTTTCACCAGACAGTAACTTCATAATATCAGGCAGCTGCAATGGTGACCTCCAGGTCTGGGATGCTAAATATGGTCATGGGAAATGTCTGAAATATATTGATGAAGGTCATGACCTAGGAGTTAGCTGCTGTCAGTTTTCTCCTACTTATGGGTCTGCAAAAT TTTCATCAGACAGTGGAACAGTTACATTTATGTTTGCCAGTGGAGGGCAAGATGATTTCATCAAGTTGTGGAATTTCCAGGCTGTTCTGGGTTCTGCCT CTGTTTCAGTTAACCTCAAATTAACCTTGAAAGGTCATTCAGGACCAGTAACATGTTGTTCTTATTCACATGATGGAAGTCTTTTGGCCTCAGG atcaaTAGACAAGACTGTGATACTATGGGATGCA ATACATGGAAATTCATTACATGTAATAGAAGGGCATGTGAGATACGTAACAAGTTGTTCTTTTTCATATGATGGACTGTTTCTAGTATCAGGTTCCAATGACAGAACTGCTGTAATATGGAAAATCACCAATGAAGATGAATTATTCA AAAATATAGAAAGAAATCAGTCACAATGTGACACTGAAGAGGTCAAACCAGTCAATAAATGGTCAGTGGAGGAAGTTTGTAAATGGTTGGAAGAGATTGGACTAGAACAATATAAACCTTCTTTTGAACAGAATGCTATTGATGGTACAGAGTTAGAAGTTATAACAGATAGTATGCTACAACAGATTGGATTAG AGGCAATGGGGCATAGAAATAAAATTTTACGTGCCAGAAAAAATTTGCAACAAGGCAGACAAGTGAAATTTGTGAAAGATACTAATATGATGG aTGTTGGTGTACCTGATGAGTTTTTGTGTCCCATTACCAGGGAGGTTATGAAAGACCCTGTTATAGCTGAAG ATGGTTATACATATGAAAGATCTGCTATCGCAGGATGGATGGAGAAGGGGAAAACTACAAGTCCAATGACAAATGGAACTCTTAATACAAAACAACTTACACCAAATAGAAGTCTTAAAATGTTAATACAACGATATCTGCAGGGTCAATGA
- the LOC139510194 gene encoding WD repeat, SAM and U-box domain-containing protein 1-like isoform X1 codes for MMSNKLVTSLYHTIGAHSSDVNCVAFSNGDLLATASADKTARLWNTDDFTEHKHSPLCGHQYYVHCCTFSPFGTTLATCSTDGKLILWDVKTGQKSAVLHHESQNSIRVCRFSPNSNYILTGSDDELLCMWEVSSKKLIRTFAGHEASVVGCDFSPDSNFIISGSCNGDLQVWDAKYGHGKCLKYIDEGHDLGVSCCQFSPTYGSAKSVSSDSGTVTFMFASGGQDDFIKLWNFQAVLGSASVSVNLKLTLKGHSGPVTCCSYSHDGSLLASGSIDKTVILWDAIHGNSLHVIEGHVRYVTSCSFSYDGLFLVSGSNDRTAVIWKITNEDELFKNIERNQSQCDTEEVKPVNKWSVEEVCKWLEEIGLEQYKPSFEQNAIDGTELEVITDSMLQQIGLEAMGHRNKILRARKNLQQGRQVKFVKDTNMMDVGVPDEFLCPITREVMKDPVIAEDGYTYERSAIAGWMEKGKTTSPMTNGTLNTKQLTPNRSLKMLIQRYLQGQ; via the exons ATGATGTCAAACAAGCTTGTGACAAGCTTGTATCATACAATAGGAGCTCATTCATCAGACGTAAACTGTGTGGCATTCTCTAATGGGGATTTACTAGCCACAGCGTCAGCTGATAAAACGGCACGATTATGGAACACAGATGATTTCACAGAACATAAACATTCACCCTTGTGTGGACATCAGTATTATGTACATTGCTGCACATTTTCTCCCTTTGGAACCACCCTTGCTACATGTTCAACTGATGGCAAATTGATTTTATGGGATGTAAAGACTGGTCAAAAGAGTGCTGTGTTACATCATGAGAGTCAGAATAGTATAAGAGTCTGCCGGTTTTCTCCGAACTCAAATTACATTTTAACTGGGTCAGATGATGAATTATTATGTATGTGGGAAGTGTCAAGTAAAAAGTTAATCAG aaccttcgctggacatgaagcatcAGTTGTTGGATGTGATTTTTCACCAGACAGTAACTTCATAATATCAGGCAGCTGCAATGGTGACCTCCAGGTCTGGGATGCTAAATATGGTCATGGGAAATGTCTGAAATATATTGATGAAGGTCATGACCTAGGAGTTAGCTGCTGTCAGTTTTCTCCTACTTATGGGTCTGCAAAAT CAGTTTCATCAGACAGTGGAACAGTTACATTTATGTTTGCCAGTGGAGGGCAAGATGATTTCATCAAGTTGTGGAATTTCCAGGCTGTTCTGGGTTCTGCCT CTGTTTCAGTTAACCTCAAATTAACCTTGAAAGGTCATTCAGGACCAGTAACATGTTGTTCTTATTCACATGATGGAAGTCTTTTGGCCTCAGG atcaaTAGACAAGACTGTGATACTATGGGATGCA ATACATGGAAATTCATTACATGTAATAGAAGGGCATGTGAGATACGTAACAAGTTGTTCTTTTTCATATGATGGACTGTTTCTAGTATCAGGTTCCAATGACAGAACTGCTGTAATATGGAAAATCACCAATGAAGATGAATTATTCA AAAATATAGAAAGAAATCAGTCACAATGTGACACTGAAGAGGTCAAACCAGTCAATAAATGGTCAGTGGAGGAAGTTTGTAAATGGTTGGAAGAGATTGGACTAGAACAATATAAACCTTCTTTTGAACAGAATGCTATTGATGGTACAGAGTTAGAAGTTATAACAGATAGTATGCTACAACAGATTGGATTAG AGGCAATGGGGCATAGAAATAAAATTTTACGTGCCAGAAAAAATTTGCAACAAGGCAGACAAGTGAAATTTGTGAAAGATACTAATATGATGG aTGTTGGTGTACCTGATGAGTTTTTGTGTCCCATTACCAGGGAGGTTATGAAAGACCCTGTTATAGCTGAAG ATGGTTATACATATGAAAGATCTGCTATCGCAGGATGGATGGAGAAGGGGAAAACTACAAGTCCAATGACAAATGGAACTCTTAATACAAAACAACTTACACCAAATAGAAGTCTTAAAATGTTAATACAACGATATCTGCAGGGTCAATGA